The genomic segment CATCCAGTATCAGGCCAGGATGGCGCTGATGCAGGCGTCGGTAAAGCGGCTGGGCCATGATGGCGTCGCCAACCCACGCCGGGGCAATAATCAGAATTTTTTTCATAAGCTCAGGAGGGACGAACTGGCGTTTATTTCAGGCGAACGCCAGGCCAATTCATCCGTGCACAGGACGGGGAAAACCCGCCGCAGCGTGTTATCACACAGGGTAAAACGGCAGGTAAGCCTGCCCTTGATTAATGGCCTTTAACGACTTCACCCGCTTTCAGACGGTAGTGCGTACCACAGTAAGGGCAAAGTGCTTCGCCATTTTTTGCTACAGGTAAAAACACGCGCGGGTGTGAATTCCAGCTCAGCATATTTGGCATCGGGCAATGCAGGGGTAAATCGCTGGCGAGTACTTCGATTTCACGCTGGGTATTTTCTTTCAGTTCCATGGATTTTCTCTTTCAAATACGGGGTGATTGAATCACCCTGGACTAAGAGGGTGGATAAAGTCCACCCTCTGCTTTAAATATTAAATCAGTGTAAGCCAATCTTCGTGTTTAGGATCTAAGCCCTTCACACAGTCAAAATAGCGTTTTTGTAAGCGTTCGGTAATCGGGCCACGGCTGCCAATGCCAATCGGGCGATTATCCAGCTCGCGGATCGGGGTAACTTCAGCGGCGGTGCCGGTAAAAAATGCTTCATCTGCGGTATAGACCTCATCGCGGGTGATGCGTTTTTCGATCACTTCGAGGCCTTCTTCTTTGGCCAGTGTAATGACGGTGTTACGGGTAATACCATCCAAGCAGCTGGATACATCAGGCGTATAGAGCTTGCCTTTTTTTACAATAAACAAGTTCTCGCCCGCGCCTTCAGAAACATAGCCTTCGGTATCGAGCAGCATGGCTTCATCGTAGCCATCGGCTGCGGCTTCCTGATGCGCCAAGATGGAGTTGATGTAATAGCCGCTGGCTTTGGCACGCACCATGGAGACATTCACATGATGGCGGGTAAAGCTGGATACCTTAACGCGGATGCCTTTTTCCAGCCCTTCCGTGCCTAGGTAAGCGCCCCATGGCCAGGCGGCAACAATGACATTAATCGAGTTGCCGGTTGCGGCAATGCCGAGTTTTTCTGAGCCAACAAAAGCAAGCGGGCGCAGGTAGCAGGAGGCCAGTTTGTTTTCGCGAACCACCGTTTTTTGCGCTTCGAAGACTTCTTCAAAGCTGAACGGGATTTTCATCTGAAAAATTTTAGCGGAGTTAAACAAGCGCTCTGTGTGGTCGTGCAGGCGAAAGATTGCGGTGCCCTTTGGGGTTTCGTAAGCGCGTACACCTTCAAACACGCCCATGCCGTAATGCAGGGTATGGGTTAACACGTGTGTGGTCGCATCGCGCCACGGT from the Iodobacter fluviatilis genome contains:
- a CDS encoding zinc-finger domain-containing protein, which encodes MELKENTQREIEVLASDLPLHCPMPNMLSWNSHPRVFLPVAKNGEALCPYCGTHYRLKAGEVVKGH
- a CDS encoding branched-chain amino acid transaminase: MSMSDRDGLIWYDGKLVPWRDATTHVLTHTLHYGMGVFEGVRAYETPKGTAIFRLHDHTERLFNSAKIFQMKIPFSFEEVFEAQKTVVRENKLASCYLRPLAFVGSEKLGIAATGNSINVIVAAWPWGAYLGTEGLEKGIRVKVSSFTRHHVNVSMVRAKASGYYINSILAHQEAAADGYDEAMLLDTEGYVSEGAGENLFIVKKGKLYTPDVSSCLDGITRNTVITLAKEEGLEVIEKRITRDEVYTADEAFFTGTAAEVTPIRELDNRPIGIGSRGPITERLQKRYFDCVKGLDPKHEDWLTLI